The DNA region TCGCTTCGAGCGATCGAATAACGCGGTTGGTATTCGCGTCGACAAGCTCTGCCTGGAACCGCAGCGAATCCCCGTCGCGATAATACCGCCCCCGGATAATCGTGCCCGCCAACAGCTCGTCGGCGTCAGGCAGCCGGCGATCCCTGCTGTCCCGGGGAACTGCCGCGCCGCCGCTCGCCGCGTCTCGGATAGTGAACGGAAGGGACAGGACCTCCGCCACGCCGGACTGCGAGATCCCCTGCGATATCCAATCCGCCGCCATCGGTCCCAATGGATTCAGCGCCGCGTCGCGTGTAAGATTTTCGAATTCCTGCACGGCTACGCGCTTCGGATCGAGCTGGGCTCGACCGCCTCGCTGAAACAGCGCCAGAACGGCGAACGCGGACAGGCCGAGCACAAAAGCTCCGGCGAGCATCGCGCGGCGGCCCCTCCACGCTGCGGCCGGCGGCTGCTGTGGCGTCGCACTCGTGGCCGTCGCGAACATTGCCTGCGTCGCTTCGTGCCCGCCGCTCGTCGCCATCGCCTCGAGCTGCTGATTCAGCTCGGCTGCCGTTTGCCAGCGATCCGCCGGCTTCTTCTCCAGGCAGCGCATGACCAACGCGCCGAGCGCAGGCGGTACCGCGGGGCGATGCTGCGTAACCGGCTCCGGAGCTCGCGTCACGTGCGCGGCCAGAACCATCTGCGGATTGGGCCCCGTAAACGGCGGCCGCCCGGTAAGCATCTCGTACGCGACCGCGCCCAGCGCATAGATGTCGACTCGATGATCCGCTTGCGGATCGGCCGCTGCCTGCTCGGGCGCCATGTAGGTTGGCGTCCCCAGAGCCATCCCGGCCGTAGTGAGATTCGACTCCCCGGTGGCTTCGCTGACCGCCTTCGCCACGCCGAAATCAGTGACGAGCGCAAACTCGCCGGACAACAGGATGTTATCGGGCTTTATGTCGCGATGCGCCACGCCGCGCGCATGCGCGTATGCCAGCGCGGACGACACGTCGCGCAGGATGCGCGCGACTTTCAGAATCGGCAGCTCTCCGCCCTTGATGAGGCAGGAGCGAAGGGATTCGCCCTCCACCATCGGCATGACGTAGTACAGCAAGTCGTCGGCGGATCCCGCCGTGAGCAGTGGCACGATGTGCGGATGCTGCAGCGAGGCAGCGAGCTGGATCTCGCGGCGAAACCGCTCCACGTTCACTCCGGCGGCCATGTCCGGAGGCAGCACCTTGATCACTACCTGCCGGCCGAGCGCAGTGTCGCGCGCCACGAACACACGGCTCATTCCTCCGCCGAGCTCGCGCTCTAGCGTGTATGTCGAACCGAGTGTCGACTGCAGTCGCTCTAGTAGGTTTGCCACGGATCCGGTTGGAGGAGGCGCTCCAACCTACGACCGCGCCGCCCGCTCAGCCAGCTTCCACAACCGGGCCGCCGTCAGCAGCTCCCGGCTGCCAGGAACCAGCAGCTCGTGTACGGCGAGC from Gemmatimonadaceae bacterium includes:
- a CDS encoding serine/threonine-protein kinase gives rise to the protein MANLLERLQSTLGSTYTLERELGGGMSRVFVARDTALGRQVVIKVLPPDMAAGVNVERFRREIQLAASLQHPHIVPLLTAGSADDLLYYVMPMVEGESLRSCLIKGGELPILKVARILRDVSSALAYAHARGVAHRDIKPDNILLSGEFALVTDFGVAKAVSEATGESNLTTAGMALGTPTYMAPEQAAADPQADHRVDIYALGAVAYEMLTGRPPFTGPNPQMVLAAHVTRAPEPVTQHRPAVPPALGALVMRCLEKKPADRWQTAAELNQQLEAMATSGGHEATQAMFATATSATPQQPPAAAWRGRRAMLAGAFVLGLSAFAVLALFQRGGRAQLDPKRVAVQEFENLTRDAALNPLGPMAADWISQGISQSGVAEVLSLPFTIRDAASGGAAVPRDSRDRRLPDADELLAGTIIRGRYYRDGDSLRFQAELVDANTNRVIRSLEATSAPVDVPMPAIERVRQRVLGALATLNTAELADWARATTEPPLFEAYQEYLAGLAAIEQRTGVTGASGRTSTLGGRSARAHFLRAFQLDSTFLLAGLRAADFSTRPQAESLLAVVERVRPRWSPVDRALLEGAKAGARGDLLGALRAARQVAQLAPGPSSLLEVAGAAIAAGRPHEALAALQKADPEWKLTVGWGERTDALHLVGDYRTELQAVEKRRELGVADLYDEVQVHAALGRIEDVNERVEERLRNPPEGNDTPGQLMHFAAREYRAHGYPDESRALTGRAIAWFQSREPAELQITDVVTWGGAHYHIGEWAKAREQFERLYSTDSTNAIYLGALGRIAARLGDRAEAERIFAALARLRGTFGWNQYERAQIAALVGRRDQAVALVQQGWAEGVAYNMYFHRDIDFEGIRDYPPFARLLNPKD